A region from the Hyalangium gracile genome encodes:
- a CDS encoding SWIM zinc finger family protein: MTTATRHPVELRYATASDVEARPETSRVLLALEGSRGTVGLRGRVREPALFRDALAATLGVLASDLRYRGKDRTAYLAYLMKQGKRATAQIWEAQKAFLDASLQTEEQKDTVLDPVLTVDPDQVSLEVFSRDESAYARLAFDNTLFDGREAAHGSTFLDVPTELMTKVDRLRTYVPLSLEAHVALPAREARAPRNVEVPHAWLRGFLQVQSAATLPANTCTLAPIDLYNLLFALRTRKAKKAPRALRFELVPGAPPRLVLEPWELVLECHASVYTGSAPAVVRTFGRQRLAALARLLPHAQSVRVQLLGPGLPVFWVVDMGPATLTLALTGWTESGWSSAAAFDVLMPRAVPEGLSEKLRQRLRSEGPLSFETLVTGAGAPKDAVRAALQLECLRGRILYDVAKGTYRPRELMPTPVDEATIRFGSEREARAHRLLGDGGPGAGEVKVTKVHEVVGEGTRIHGEVVDREAVRSFFPAFTLDLEGRVKEASCGCPHFRRSGVREGPCEHMMALRLAYARQRTAEEALRQTPEGRKHIRAETRSYVRRETSGQEQVYRVSLDGKVVAVEWGPRLGEPRRQKLWFDTDAEARAAYFARLETLASEGYIDAASAMV, translated from the coding sequence GTGACGACCGCAACCCGCCACCCCGTCGAGCTACGCTACGCCACCGCGAGCGACGTGGAGGCCCGCCCCGAGACGTCCCGCGTGCTACTGGCCCTGGAGGGCTCTCGCGGCACCGTGGGCCTCCGAGGCCGGGTGCGCGAGCCCGCCCTCTTCCGAGACGCGCTGGCCGCCACGCTCGGCGTGCTCGCCAGTGACTTGCGCTACCGCGGCAAGGACCGCACCGCGTACCTCGCCTACCTCATGAAGCAGGGCAAGCGCGCCACCGCGCAAATCTGGGAGGCGCAGAAGGCCTTCCTGGACGCCTCGCTCCAGACCGAGGAGCAGAAGGACACGGTGCTCGACCCCGTGCTCACGGTGGATCCGGATCAGGTGTCCCTGGAGGTGTTCTCCCGCGACGAGAGCGCCTACGCGCGCCTGGCCTTCGACAACACGCTCTTCGACGGACGCGAGGCGGCGCACGGCTCCACCTTCCTGGACGTGCCGACCGAGCTGATGACCAAGGTGGATCGCCTGCGCACCTACGTGCCGCTCTCGCTGGAGGCCCACGTGGCGCTGCCCGCGCGCGAGGCTCGGGCCCCCCGCAACGTGGAGGTGCCTCACGCGTGGCTGCGCGGCTTCCTCCAGGTGCAGTCGGCCGCCACGCTGCCGGCGAACACGTGCACGCTGGCGCCCATCGACCTGTACAACCTGCTCTTCGCGCTGCGCACCCGGAAGGCGAAGAAGGCGCCGCGCGCGCTGCGCTTCGAGCTGGTGCCCGGCGCTCCGCCCCGGCTGGTGCTGGAGCCGTGGGAGCTGGTGCTGGAGTGCCACGCCTCCGTGTACACGGGCTCGGCGCCGGCGGTGGTGCGGACGTTCGGACGGCAGCGCCTGGCGGCCCTGGCGCGGCTGCTGCCTCACGCGCAGAGCGTGCGGGTGCAGCTGCTCGGCCCGGGCCTGCCGGTGTTCTGGGTGGTGGACATGGGCCCGGCCACGCTGACGCTGGCGCTCACCGGCTGGACGGAGAGCGGCTGGTCCAGCGCGGCGGCCTTCGACGTGCTCATGCCGCGCGCGGTGCCGGAGGGGCTCTCGGAGAAGCTGCGCCAGCGGCTGCGCTCGGAGGGCCCGCTCTCCTTCGAGACGCTGGTGACGGGCGCGGGCGCTCCCAAGGACGCGGTGCGCGCGGCGCTGCAGCTCGAGTGTCTGCGCGGGCGCATCCTCTATGACGTCGCCAAGGGCACCTACCGGCCGCGCGAGCTGATGCCCACCCCCGTGGACGAGGCCACCATCCGCTTCGGCAGCGAGCGCGAGGCGCGGGCCCACCGGCTGCTGGGCGACGGCGGCCCGGGCGCGGGCGAAGTCAAAGTCACCAAGGTGCACGAGGTGGTGGGCGAGGGCACCCGCATCCACGGCGAGGTGGTGGACCGCGAGGCCGTGCGCAGCTTCTTCCCCGCCTTCACGCTGGACCTCGAGGGCCGGGTGAAGGAGGCGAGCTGCGGCTGTCCGCACTTCCGGCGCTCCGGGGTGCGCGAGGGCCCGTGCGAGCACATGATGGCGCTGCGGCTGGCCTACGCCCGGCAGCGCACGGCCGAGGAGGCCCTGCGGCAGACGCCGGAGGGGCGCAAGCACATCCGCGCCGAGACGCGCTCGTACGTGCGGCGCGAGACCTCCGGGCAGGAGCAGGTGTACCGCGTCTCACTGGACGGCAAGGTGGTGGCGGTGGAGTGGGGCCCGCGCCTGGGCGAGCCGCGCCGGCAGAAGCTGTGGTTCGATACGGATGCCGAGGCCCGCGCCGCCTACTTCGCGCGCCTGGAGACGCTGGCCTCCGAGGGCTACATCGATGCGGCCTCGGCGATGGTGTAG
- a CDS encoding reverse transcriptase family protein, whose product MTSKLESYVPAAPPQPATAPAPGSPSPATLAQREARRQQHEALLTRWKAIQEAGGADEWVRAQLVAKGAAAEEVDFEELSEKQKSAWKEKKKAEAVERRALERQAWEAWKATHINHLGTGVHWDEQGGPDKFDVPNREERAKANGMPELDSPEALAKALGVTVSRLRWFAFHREVDTGTHYQSWRIPKRDGGQRTITAPKKELKAAQRWVLANVVERLPVHGAAHGFVAGRSILTNALAHRGAEVLVKVDVKDFFPSVTWQRVKGLLRKGGLPEGAATLLSMLSTEAPREVMEFRGKTLYVAKGPRALPQGAPTSPALTNALCLKLDKRVSAMAKRLGFTYTRYADDLTFSWRRAKGAKGKAQADAPVAVLLARVKSILEAEGFTMHPEKTRVLRKGTQQRVTGLVVNEAPDGVPAARVPRDVVRRLRAAIHNREKGKPGKEGETLEQLKGMAAFIHMTDPAKGRAFLQRLEALEKLEPPK is encoded by the coding sequence ATGACGTCCAAGCTGGAGTCGTACGTCCCCGCCGCGCCGCCGCAGCCCGCCACCGCTCCAGCGCCGGGCTCGCCCTCGCCGGCCACGCTCGCGCAGCGCGAGGCCCGCCGCCAGCAGCACGAGGCGCTGCTGACGCGGTGGAAGGCCATCCAGGAGGCGGGCGGCGCGGACGAGTGGGTGCGCGCGCAGCTGGTGGCCAAGGGCGCCGCGGCCGAGGAGGTGGACTTCGAGGAGCTCTCCGAGAAGCAGAAGTCCGCCTGGAAGGAGAAGAAGAAGGCGGAGGCCGTCGAGCGCCGCGCGCTGGAGCGCCAGGCCTGGGAGGCGTGGAAGGCCACGCACATCAATCACCTGGGCACGGGGGTGCACTGGGACGAGCAGGGCGGCCCGGACAAGTTCGACGTGCCCAACCGCGAGGAGCGGGCGAAGGCCAACGGGATGCCGGAGCTGGACTCGCCCGAGGCGCTGGCGAAGGCGCTCGGGGTGACGGTGTCGCGGCTGCGCTGGTTCGCCTTCCACCGCGAGGTGGACACGGGCACCCACTACCAGAGCTGGCGGATTCCGAAGCGGGACGGCGGGCAGCGGACCATCACCGCGCCGAAGAAGGAGCTCAAGGCGGCGCAGCGCTGGGTGCTGGCCAACGTGGTGGAGCGGCTGCCGGTGCACGGGGCGGCGCACGGCTTCGTGGCGGGGCGCTCCATCCTCACCAACGCGCTGGCGCACCGGGGCGCGGAGGTGCTGGTGAAGGTGGACGTGAAGGACTTCTTCCCCTCGGTGACGTGGCAGCGGGTGAAGGGGCTCTTGCGCAAGGGCGGGCTGCCGGAGGGCGCGGCGACGCTGCTGTCCATGCTGTCCACCGAGGCCCCGCGCGAGGTGATGGAGTTCCGCGGCAAGACGCTCTACGTGGCCAAGGGGCCGCGAGCGCTGCCGCAGGGCGCGCCCACCTCTCCGGCGCTGACGAACGCGCTGTGCCTGAAGCTGGACAAGCGGGTGTCGGCGATGGCGAAGCGGCTGGGCTTCACCTACACGCGCTACGCGGATGACCTGACGTTCTCGTGGCGGCGGGCGAAGGGCGCCAAGGGCAAGGCGCAGGCGGACGCGCCGGTGGCGGTGCTGCTGGCGCGGGTGAAGAGCATCCTGGAGGCCGAGGGCTTCACGATGCACCCGGAGAAGACGCGGGTGCTGCGCAAGGGCACGCAGCAGCGCGTGACGGGGCTGGTGGTGAACGAGGCCCCGGACGGAGTGCCCGCGGCGCGAGTGCCCCGGGACGTGGTGCGGCGGCTGCGCGCGGCCATCCACAACCGGGAGAAGGGCAAGCCGGGCAAGGAAGGCGAGACGCTGGAGCAGCTCAAGGGGATGGCGGCCTTCATCCACATGACGGATCCGGCCAAGGGCCGTGCCTTCCTGCAGCGGCTCGAGGCGCTGGAGAAGCTCGAGCCGCCGAAATGA
- a CDS encoding HEAT repeat domain-containing protein produces the protein MANLAIGNIEKVRALAANGRVLLVGGARVAPASRLTAYDFTANKVLWSVELPSAVQALALAGERWVAAGADGTVRVGSLGEGKLERELTGAHPGGCTAVALSPDSQRLYTVGVDGFLRGWALDSGKKVHEWQASPQPLRAVAVDPGHTFVACAGDDAVVRSFTVASGARRDMAGHEGPVRALAFTPRDGRLASAGDDGRIRLWYLVGAVEFEVRGDKDSGHAGPVLALVFPPTPTAEPGQEPSDRFWTAGADGKLKVWRLDERRKPRTFDCGSKPLTALAFAPPPNARQAKTTLGHVFTGGDDRRVHRFTLEPDGKPTDEQLHYAHGFEALTESLGGGRPKREAAVREASALEEPEALDFLLKVLSSDKEAEVRKLVASELAARGRTAARPKLRERLDDDHPAVRTAALEALTTLEESPLAAPRAALDSRFADVRILGLRRLARLAGTSPLVPGLISGKLTDGDANVGLAALDALTEASPAGSTEPLKTAFERGPAHIKAEVLIRAASAGQLGAAQLQPLVARALDDADADVRRVAFTVRVLERRPLAQVLDQKDEDFRLAVRDVARRMVFSARRLSPEGQTGKFSTEGEVTAARDKLLEKLIGSGKPDAALPETDLEPLLAAMACRTPDTAVRGARGLAQLGDTRALGALLQLSREPEASIRRQAAIALQALKDPRARERLVWMMDDADADVRSSALDAVVALDADVPLSSAEAALRSGFEDVRVRGLDRLVKLGAQGQRPEGAELLLGNALEDEGAKVRGEAFRTLWAWNEKQPQKALDRALTGRFPDLRLRAVEELASRAKEDWALERLKKTVQDRDAGVATAAYEAWVKLAGKEKAEPHLAALETAHASLRTLAAKNAVHAPAEALRSPLLKLIQDEEASVHLQALESLDKLVPNENGPLLAGLLSAALPLKVRAAELLAARGAEDIIEPMRVLITDKELERRYPPAFLNPLRARASSALATLGSRRLLSFHATTLLKHELAEVREQGARGLATASRRGDEGYLLDALGHADVAVRSWAADGLSRLGDARALPVLTGTLRHEHLPIRLGAILSFAALGVEGEGGMLHGLEDRAREVQEMVFAIILARDLRASRRGEPPDLLTSALSSARPEVRYAAARALELRADPEAYQAHLVEALLPPKPEKAGDMKEWPAEDERGRRMVGLAEALASDVSEQRYAAAQVLNLRHKPLDYFREAQKVARPRSLEQPWKPETTPKPRPEQEKPAKNWLRRLFTSGTSGKEATPSPDALASAERQHLRRLAFGAYVGLLRQVSAGDDEGHRVRRDAVDRVVKLTQEGFAGQPAAVAALLRALEDPHQLVRKAALAGLKELYPAGSDEPLALALASLSQDVARAALDELASRGEAARPRVTAALNSPLPDVRKYAFELLEKLSPAGSLEPLLAALSSEHSDLRIGVIERLSGANDSRVTEALGRAMASEHEDLRLRASELLAWRKDDRSVEVLGTFLRSENAASAKRAMEALARLATPAAVVALAGRLRTATSLDERNHLVNALGRTLHPDAVDVLARQVLEDEAPSVRLACISAAMAVADRSVKLLPDGTRDMTLRDAALAVRFLGSAARSSDVAVRQAVPRELEHGADAGQDALLLSLFNDRDVTVRREAVARYAQRVVHQGAKVEPIEEVLRAGARELMLPAAEAAAFKKLPSALRPLLLYARAGETGERERALLALGTLGDSRALAELETVAAGGTPEAPAEPSMVVAAIEGLGRLAAKLPEAEERRRVEDKVEAEAMEADSFEQQQAGIRGLRYIGGERARVKIEALLTDEGTSSPVRITAAAELGKLGDVASEPALATVLDSNDFTLRKEARKALDVLFPKERVRVEFLAVASRYSDISQPAATYLAEEAEPALLIPRLATLKDEPLRKRLRRGLARRGALPVPELAALLAHEQSQAREEAALVIGTWTGEPRAPLPAADAATLSGAVVKAERRTSSEWASATGPKRPPLARAWQRLLWAGSRLGAAELATGARAILQGGEAGAPAEVRQEAARVLGHLGTAEAGAKPVLSAPKELSAAAEALRAALADPDSRVREAAATSLARLAPERAEWALAVKPFDPVAVGPMGAGLKDAKSLASSEGRRVALPTVIASRQLEPLRPLATTAAPEVKQDAWAALGRLGGDAAAELLRGQAFDKGQSVELRKAAYRAHKRARRAAERARKGGSPS, from the coding sequence ATGGCCAACCTTGCCATCGGCAACATCGAGAAGGTACGCGCCCTCGCGGCCAACGGCCGCGTGCTCCTGGTCGGCGGTGCCCGCGTCGCCCCCGCCAGCCGGCTCACCGCGTACGACTTCACCGCCAACAAGGTCCTCTGGAGCGTGGAGCTCCCCTCCGCCGTGCAGGCCCTGGCGCTCGCCGGCGAGCGGTGGGTCGCCGCTGGCGCTGATGGCACCGTGCGCGTGGGCTCGCTGGGCGAGGGCAAGCTCGAGCGCGAGCTGACGGGCGCCCACCCCGGTGGCTGCACCGCCGTGGCGCTCAGCCCGGACTCACAGCGCCTCTATACGGTGGGCGTGGATGGCTTCCTGCGCGGCTGGGCGCTGGACTCGGGCAAGAAGGTGCACGAGTGGCAGGCCTCCCCGCAGCCCCTGCGCGCCGTCGCCGTGGACCCCGGCCACACCTTCGTCGCCTGCGCGGGCGATGACGCCGTGGTGCGCTCCTTCACCGTGGCCTCCGGCGCTCGCCGGGACATGGCCGGCCACGAGGGCCCCGTGCGCGCCCTCGCCTTCACCCCTCGCGACGGGCGCCTGGCCTCCGCGGGCGATGATGGCCGCATCCGCCTCTGGTACCTCGTCGGCGCTGTCGAGTTCGAGGTGCGCGGCGACAAGGACTCCGGCCACGCCGGCCCCGTGCTCGCGCTGGTCTTCCCTCCCACGCCCACCGCCGAGCCCGGCCAGGAGCCCAGCGATCGGTTCTGGACCGCCGGCGCCGACGGCAAGCTCAAGGTGTGGCGCCTGGACGAGCGCCGCAAGCCGCGCACCTTCGACTGCGGCAGCAAGCCGCTGACGGCCCTCGCCTTCGCCCCGCCGCCCAACGCCCGGCAGGCCAAGACGACGCTGGGCCACGTCTTCACCGGCGGCGACGACCGCCGCGTGCACCGCTTCACCCTGGAGCCGGACGGCAAGCCCACCGACGAGCAGCTCCACTACGCCCACGGCTTCGAGGCGCTCACCGAGTCCCTCGGCGGCGGCCGACCCAAGCGCGAGGCCGCCGTGCGCGAGGCCTCGGCGCTCGAGGAGCCGGAGGCGCTCGACTTCCTCCTCAAGGTGCTCTCCTCCGACAAGGAGGCCGAGGTCCGCAAGCTGGTCGCCTCCGAGCTGGCCGCCCGAGGCCGCACCGCCGCTCGCCCCAAGCTGCGCGAGCGCCTGGATGACGACCACCCCGCCGTCCGCACCGCCGCGCTCGAGGCGCTGACCACGCTGGAGGAGTCTCCGCTGGCCGCCCCCCGCGCCGCGCTCGACTCGCGCTTCGCGGACGTGCGCATCCTGGGCCTGCGGCGGCTGGCCAGGCTCGCGGGCACCTCGCCGCTGGTGCCGGGCCTCATCTCCGGCAAGCTCACCGACGGCGACGCCAACGTGGGCCTGGCCGCCCTGGACGCCCTCACCGAGGCCTCCCCCGCCGGCAGCACCGAGCCGCTGAAGACGGCCTTCGAGCGGGGCCCCGCCCACATCAAGGCCGAGGTGCTCATCCGCGCCGCCAGCGCGGGACAGCTCGGCGCCGCGCAGCTCCAGCCGCTGGTCGCCCGCGCCCTGGATGACGCGGATGCGGACGTGCGCCGCGTCGCCTTCACCGTGCGCGTGCTGGAGCGTCGGCCCCTGGCCCAGGTGCTCGATCAGAAGGACGAGGACTTCCGCCTCGCCGTGCGCGACGTGGCCCGCCGCATGGTGTTCTCGGCACGGCGCCTGTCTCCGGAGGGACAGACCGGCAAGTTCTCCACCGAGGGCGAAGTCACCGCCGCCCGCGACAAGCTCCTCGAGAAGCTCATCGGCTCGGGCAAGCCCGACGCCGCGCTCCCGGAGACGGACCTGGAGCCCCTGCTCGCCGCCATGGCCTGCCGCACGCCCGACACCGCCGTGCGCGGGGCCCGGGGACTGGCTCAGCTCGGCGACACGCGCGCCCTGGGTGCCCTGCTCCAGCTCTCTCGCGAGCCCGAGGCCTCCATCCGCCGGCAGGCGGCCATCGCGCTCCAGGCGCTGAAGGATCCGCGCGCCCGCGAGCGGCTGGTGTGGATGATGGATGACGCGGACGCGGACGTGCGCTCCTCCGCGCTCGACGCCGTCGTCGCGCTGGATGCGGACGTGCCGCTGTCCAGCGCCGAGGCCGCGCTCCGCTCGGGCTTCGAGGATGTGCGCGTCCGTGGCCTGGACCGGCTGGTGAAGCTGGGCGCGCAGGGCCAGCGTCCCGAGGGCGCGGAGCTGCTGCTCGGCAACGCCCTGGAGGATGAGGGCGCGAAGGTGCGCGGCGAGGCCTTCCGCACCCTCTGGGCCTGGAACGAGAAGCAGCCCCAGAAGGCGCTGGACCGCGCCCTGACGGGCCGCTTCCCGGACCTGCGCCTGCGCGCCGTGGAGGAGCTCGCCTCGCGCGCCAAGGAGGACTGGGCGCTCGAGCGACTGAAGAAGACGGTGCAGGACCGCGACGCGGGCGTGGCCACCGCCGCGTACGAGGCCTGGGTGAAGCTCGCCGGCAAGGAGAAGGCCGAGCCCCACCTCGCGGCGCTGGAGACGGCGCACGCCTCGCTGCGCACGCTCGCGGCGAAGAACGCCGTGCACGCCCCGGCCGAGGCGCTGCGCTCGCCGCTGCTCAAGCTCATCCAGGACGAGGAGGCCTCCGTCCACCTCCAGGCGCTGGAGTCGCTGGACAAGCTCGTCCCCAACGAGAACGGACCGCTGCTCGCCGGCCTGCTCTCCGCCGCCCTGCCGCTGAAGGTGCGCGCCGCGGAGCTGCTCGCCGCGCGCGGCGCCGAGGACATCATCGAGCCGATGCGCGTCCTCATCACCGACAAGGAGCTGGAGCGCCGCTACCCGCCCGCGTTCCTCAACCCGCTCCGCGCCCGCGCCTCGAGCGCGCTGGCCACGCTGGGCTCGCGCCGGCTGCTCTCCTTCCACGCCACCACGCTGCTCAAGCATGAGCTGGCGGAGGTGCGCGAGCAGGGCGCCCGGGGCCTGGCCACCGCCTCCCGCCGCGGGGACGAGGGCTACCTGCTGGACGCGCTCGGCCACGCGGATGTGGCGGTGCGCTCGTGGGCCGCGGATGGCCTCTCGCGGCTCGGGGACGCGCGCGCCCTGCCCGTGCTCACCGGCACGCTGCGCCATGAGCATCTGCCCATCCGCCTGGGCGCCATCCTCTCCTTCGCCGCGCTCGGCGTCGAGGGTGAGGGCGGCATGCTCCACGGCCTGGAGGATCGCGCCCGCGAGGTGCAGGAGATGGTGTTCGCCATCATCCTCGCCAGGGACTTGCGCGCCTCTCGCCGGGGCGAGCCGCCGGACCTGCTCACCAGCGCGCTCTCCAGCGCCCGGCCCGAGGTGCGCTACGCCGCCGCCCGCGCGCTGGAACTGCGCGCCGATCCGGAGGCCTACCAGGCCCACCTGGTGGAGGCGCTGCTGCCTCCCAAGCCGGAGAAGGCCGGCGACATGAAGGAGTGGCCCGCCGAGGACGAGCGAGGCCGCCGCATGGTGGGGCTGGCCGAGGCGCTCGCCAGCGACGTCTCCGAGCAGCGCTACGCCGCCGCCCAGGTGCTCAACCTGCGCCACAAGCCGCTGGACTACTTCCGCGAGGCCCAGAAGGTGGCGCGCCCGCGCTCGCTGGAGCAGCCGTGGAAGCCGGAGACGACGCCCAAGCCCCGGCCCGAGCAGGAGAAGCCCGCGAAGAACTGGCTGCGGCGCCTGTTCACCTCCGGCACCTCCGGCAAGGAGGCCACGCCCTCTCCCGACGCGCTCGCCTCCGCCGAGCGCCAGCACCTGCGCCGGCTGGCCTTTGGCGCCTACGTCGGCCTGCTGCGGCAGGTGTCCGCCGGGGACGACGAGGGCCACCGCGTCCGCCGCGACGCCGTGGACCGCGTGGTGAAGCTCACCCAGGAGGGCTTCGCCGGACAGCCCGCCGCCGTGGCCGCGCTCCTGCGCGCGCTGGAGGATCCGCACCAGCTCGTGCGCAAGGCGGCCCTGGCGGGCCTCAAGGAGCTGTACCCCGCCGGCTCGGACGAGCCGCTGGCCCTGGCCCTGGCCTCGCTCTCGCAGGATGTGGCCCGCGCCGCGCTGGACGAGCTGGCCTCGCGGGGTGAGGCGGCCCGGCCTCGCGTCACCGCCGCGCTGAACTCGCCGCTGCCGGACGTGCGCAAGTACGCCTTCGAGCTGCTGGAGAAGCTCAGCCCCGCCGGCAGCCTCGAGCCGCTGCTGGCCGCGCTCTCCAGCGAGCACTCGGACCTGCGCATCGGCGTCATCGAGCGGCTGTCCGGCGCCAACGACTCGCGCGTCACCGAGGCGCTCGGGCGCGCCATGGCCAGCGAGCACGAGGACCTGCGGCTGCGCGCCTCGGAGCTGCTCGCCTGGCGCAAGGATGACCGCTCCGTGGAGGTGCTCGGCACCTTCCTGCGCTCGGAGAACGCCGCCAGCGCGAAGCGCGCCATGGAGGCCCTGGCCCGGCTGGCCACTCCCGCCGCGGTGGTCGCGCTCGCCGGCCGGCTGCGCACCGCGACGAGCCTGGACGAGCGCAACCACCTGGTGAATGCCCTGGGCCGCACCCTCCACCCGGACGCAGTGGACGTGCTGGCGCGCCAGGTGCTCGAGGATGAGGCGCCGAGCGTGCGCCTGGCCTGCATCTCCGCCGCCATGGCGGTGGCGGACCGGAGCGTGAAGCTGCTGCCCGATGGCACCCGCGACATGACGCTGCGGGACGCGGCCCTGGCGGTGCGCTTCCTGGGCTCGGCGGCGCGCTCCTCGGACGTGGCGGTGCGGCAGGCCGTCCCGCGCGAGCTGGAGCACGGCGCCGACGCGGGCCAGGATGCGCTGCTCCTGAGCCTCTTCAATGACCGGGATGTGACGGTGCGCCGCGAGGCGGTGGCTCGCTACGCCCAGCGCGTGGTGCACCAGGGCGCCAAGGTGGAGCCCATCGAGGAGGTGCTGCGCGCCGGGGCTCGCGAGCTGATGCTGCCCGCCGCCGAGGCCGCGGCCTTCAAGAAGCTCCCGAGCGCCCTGCGCCCGCTGCTGCTCTACGCGCGGGCCGGTGAGACGGGAGAGCGGGAGCGGGCGCTGCTGGCGCTCGGCACGCTGGGAGACTCGCGCGCCCTGGCCGAGCTGGAGACGGTGGCCGCGGGTGGAACCCCCGAGGCTCCCGCCGAGCCGAGCATGGTGGTGGCCGCCATCGAGGGCCTGGGCCGGCTGGCCGCGAAGCTCCCCGAGGCCGAGGAGCGCAGGCGCGTCGAGGACAAGGTGGAGGCCGAGGCGATGGAGGCCGACTCCTTCGAGCAGCAGCAGGCCGGCATCCGGGGCCTGCGCTACATCGGCGGCGAGCGGGCCCGGGTGAAGATCGAGGCCCTGCTCACCGACGAGGGCACCTCTAGCCCGGTGCGCATCACCGCCGCGGCGGAGCTGGGCAAGCTGGGAGACGTGGCCTCCGAGCCCGCCCTGGCCACGGTGCTCGACTCGAATGACTTCACGCTGCGCAAGGAGGCGCGCAAGGCGCTCGACGTGCTCTTCCCGAAGGAGCGGGTGCGCGTGGAGTTCCTCGCCGTGGCGAGCCGCTACTCGGACATCTCCCAGCCCGCCGCCACGTACCTGGCCGAGGAGGCCGAGCCCGCGCTGCTCATCCCCCGCCTGGCCACGCTCAAGGACGAGCCGCTGCGCAAGCGTCTCCGCCGAGGCCTCGCGCGCCGGGGCGCCCTGCCCGTCCCCGAGCTGGCCGCGCTGCTCGCGCACGAGCAATCACAGGCCCGCGAGGAGGCGGCCCTCGTCATCGGCACGTGGACGGGCGAGCCGCGCGCCCCGCTGCCAGCCGCGGACGCGGCCACGCTCTCCGGGGCGGTGGTGAAGGCCGAGCGGCGCACCTCCTCCGAGTGGGCCTCGGCGACCGGCCCGAAGCGCCCTCCGCTGGCTCGCGCGTGGCAGCGGCTGCTCTGGGCAGGCTCCCGGCTGGGCGCCGCGGAGCTGGCGACGGGGGCTCGCGCCATCCTCCAGGGTGGTGAGGCCGGAGCTCCAGCCGAGGTGCGTCAGGAAGCGGCTCGCGTGCTGGGACACCTGGGCACGGCGGAGGCGGGAGCGAAGCCCGTCCTCTCCGCGCCGAAGGAGCTCAGCGCCGCGGCCGAGGCCCTCCGCGCCGCGCTCGCGGATCCGGACTCCCGGGTGCGCGAGGCCGCCGCGACCTCCCTGGCCCGGCTGGCTCCCGAGCGCGCCGAGTGGGCGCTGGCGGTGAAGCCGTTCGACCCGGTGGCCGTGGGCCCCATGGGCGCGGGACTGAAGGACGCGAAGTCGCTCGCCTCTTCCGAGGGGCGCCGGGTGGCGCTGCCGACGGTGATCGCCTCGCGCCAGCTCGAGCCCCTGCGCCCGCTGGCCACCACCGCCGCGCCCGAGGTGAAGCAGGACGCCTGGGCCGCGCTGGGACGCCTGGGCGGAGACGCCGCCGCGGAGTTGCTGCGCGGCCAGGCCTTCGACAAGGGCCAGTCGGTGGAGCTGCGCAAGGCAGCCTACCGCGCCCATAAACGTGCACGCCGGGCCGCCGAGCGCGCCCGGAAGGGAGGGAGCCCGTCGTGA
- a CDS encoding Uma2 family endonuclease: MTRDKSREASFEDLEGIPPHRVGEIVDGELYVSPRPAVLHARAKGQLFHALEPFDKPPGTRGLGGWVILIEPELHLGKDALVPDLAGWRRERLPKIPDEAAFTIAPDWVCEVLSPSTEGLDRARKMGAYAREGVKHLWLVDPRPQMLEAYRLQEGRWVHLGAYLGDTSVRAEPFEALELKLGLLWER; this comes from the coding sequence ATGACCAGAGACAAGAGCCGAGAAGCCTCTTTCGAGGACTTGGAGGGCATCCCGCCTCACCGCGTTGGCGAGATCGTCGACGGTGAGCTGTACGTGAGTCCGCGTCCAGCAGTGCTACACGCCCGAGCCAAAGGCCAGCTGTTCCATGCGCTGGAGCCCTTTGACAAGCCTCCGGGAACCAGAGGGCTCGGGGGGTGGGTGATCCTCATCGAGCCGGAATTGCACCTGGGCAAGGACGCACTCGTGCCAGACCTCGCGGGGTGGAGGCGGGAGCGCCTTCCGAAGATTCCAGATGAGGCCGCTTTCACGATCGCACCCGATTGGGTCTGCGAAGTGCTGTCACCCTCGACGGAGGGGCTGGATCGTGCACGGAAGATGGGGGCGTACGCACGGGAGGGAGTGAAACACCTGTGGCTCGTGGACCCACGACCTCAAATGCTGGAAGCGTACCGGCTCCAGGAGGGCCGCTGGGTGCACCTGGGTGCGTATCTGGGTGATACCTCCGTACGCGCCGAGCCCTTCGAGGCGCTCGAGCTGAAACTGGGCCTCCTCTGGGAGCGCTGA